CGGGCGTCGCGTTCAACTACCATTACGCCTTTCGCCTGCCGCCGGCGCGTATTTCCGCCGCGCAGGAGGCACATGCGCAGGCCTGCGAGAAGCTCGGCATCCTGCGTTGCCGGATCACCGGCATGCGCTACACCCTGCTCGGCGACGACCGGATCGCGGCGTCGCTGGCGTTCAAGCTCGACCCCACCATCGCCCGCGCCTTCGGCAAGCAGGGCATCGCCACGATCGACGCTGCCGACGGCATGCTCGTCAACGCCGAGATCACCGGCACCGATGCCGGCGCCGCGATCGGCCGCGCGCAGCAGCAACTCGGCGACGTGAAAGCGCAACTCGCCCGGATCGACCAGCAACTCGCCCGCCCCGGTCTCGACAAGGATGTCCGCGCCACGCTGGAGCAGCAGCGCGCCGAGATCGCGCAGGCGCCTTCGCAGACCAACGCGCAGATCGCCGACCTGCGCGACAGCCTCGCCACCACGCCGATGGTGTTCGATTACGAATCGGGCCGCGTGATCCGCAGCTTCGATCCGCGCTCGCCCTTCGCCGATGCGCTCGCCACCATTACCGCGTCCGCGCAGACCACGCTGATCGTGGTGCTGCAAGTCCTCGCCACGCTGGTGCCGCCGCTGGTGGTGCTCGGCCTGCTGTGGCTGCTCTGGCGCGCGCTGGCGCCGTTGCGCAAACGCCTCACTCTCACCCGCTCGCGCACCGATGCCCCAAGCGATTGATTGCACCCCTCCTACGCTTTCGATATAGCCTCGGGCTTTCCCGCCCCGGCCGCGCGTCCCGCGATGCCGGGGCCGCTCATTTCAGGGGTATTGCCGCATGGCTCGCCGCCGCCAGATTTACGAGGGCAAGGCCAAGATTCTCTATGAGGGTCCGGAGCCGGGCACGCTGATCCAATATTTCAAGGATGACGCCACTGCGTTCAACGCGCAGAAAAAGGGCACGATCAACGGCAAGGGCGTGCTCAACAACCGAATTTCCGAGCACATCTTCACCCTGCTCGGCCAGATCGGCGTGCCGACCCACTTCATCCGCCGGCTCAACATGCGCGAGCAGTTGATCCGCCAGGTCGAGATCGTGCCGATCGAAGTCGTGGTGCGCAACGTCGTGGCGGGGTCGCTCGCGAAGCGGCTCGGCATCGAGGAGGGCACGCCCCTCCCGCGCACGATCATCGAATATTATTACAAGGACGATGCGCTCGGCGATCCGATGATCACCGACGAGCATATCTCGGCGTTCGGCTGGGCAAGCCAGGAGGAGATGCACGACATCGCCGACCTCGCGATCCGCGTGAACGATTTCCTGAGCGGGCTGTTCGCCGGCATCGGCA
This genomic stretch from Sphingomonas panacis harbors:
- the purC gene encoding phosphoribosylaminoimidazolesuccinocarboxamide synthase, which codes for MARRRQIYEGKAKILYEGPEPGTLIQYFKDDATAFNAQKKGTINGKGVLNNRISEHIFTLLGQIGVPTHFIRRLNMREQLIRQVEIVPIEVVVRNVVAGSLAKRLGIEEGTPLPRTIIEYYYKDDALGDPMITDEHISAFGWASQEEMHDIADLAIRVNDFLSGLFAGIGIRLVDFKLEFGRIWDNDFGRIILADEISPDGCRLWDIATNEKLDKDRFRRDLGGEVEAYQEVARRLGLLPEGAENAVLDLEQHRLNRGK